Proteins from one Anthonomus grandis grandis chromosome 8, icAntGran1.3, whole genome shotgun sequence genomic window:
- the LOC126739287 gene encoding uncharacterized protein LOC126739287 — protein sequence MVTPFVPFVPDPAQHSSSDESIGYNNPSCYNPFQLVLARKKKYQLWPAAILGEATILKGYKVYFFRSKDIIDLPRENILMFIEYLLDKEVSFRRAKRCKRGILKEIHMDETTAVPDFLVEVNKKTLALFHVPFFDLFLTTKQANQVLPEKTSDFSLLSE from the exons ATGGTAACCCCTTTCGTGCCATTTGTCCCGGATCCAGCACAACATTCCAGTTCAGACGAGAGTATTGGTTACAACAATCCGAGTTG ttataaCCCCTTCCAGTTGGTGTTGGccagaaagaaaaaataccagcTGTGGCCGGCTGCCATATTGGGCGAGGCTACGATTCTCAAGGGGTACAAAGTGTATTTTTTCAGAAGCAAAGACATTATAGATCTGCCCAGGGAGAACATCTTGATGTTCATCGAGTATTTACTCGACAAGGAAGTGAGTTTCAGGAGGGCGAAGAGATGCAAGAGGGGTATTCTGAAGGAGATTCACATGGACGAAACCACGGCCGTTCCAGATTTTTTGGTGGAGGTTAACAAAAAAACCTTGGCGTTATTTCATGTGCCTTTTTTCGACTTATTTTTGACTACCAAACAGGCCAATCAAGTTTTGCCCGAGAAAACGTCCGATTTTTCTTTGTTATctgaataa
- the LOC126739284 gene encoding splicing factor YJU2 translates to MSERKVLNKYYPPDFDPAKIPRMKLPKNRQYTVRLMAPFNMRCETCGEYIYKGKKFNARKEDVENEDYLGIRIYRFYIKCTRCLQEISFKTDPRNTDYEIEAGATRNFMALKLAEEQAQREEEEAKEEEANNPMKLLENRTKQSKNEIELLESLEELKDLNKRQQVVDFDTMLSVYDSSLSQREREEQLKQLDEEYIKTVKFGGANKRKVVVEEEIIEDVVEEPPSKVVIKEDEPSASKTSSGNWGINGNKQKSVLVKKPLSGLVKVKTSSEKIVTGVNENATAAKNGLSLLGAYSDSDSE, encoded by the coding sequence ATGTCTGAAAGAAAAGTGCTAAACAAATACTATCCTCCGGATTTCGATCCAGCGAAAATCCCTCGCATGAAATTGCCCAAAAATCGACAATACACCGTGCGTCTGATGGCCCCATTTAACATGAGATGCGAAACGTGCGGCGAGTACATTTACAAAGGTAAAAAATTTAACGCGCGTAAAGAGGATGTAGAAAATGAAGATTATCTCGGCATAAGAATATACAGGTTCTATATAAAATGCACCAGGTGTCTCCAAGAGATTTCTTTCAAAACTGACCCCAGAAACACCGATTATGAAATCGAGGCGGGAGCCACGAGGAACTTTATGGCCCTGAAACTGGCCGAAGAACAAGCACAAAGGGAAGAAGAGGAAGCCAAAGAGGAAGAAGCGAATAACCCCATGAAACTTTTAGAAAACCGAACCAAACAGTCCAAGAATGAAATTGAACTTTTGGAGTCTTTAGAGGAGCTTAAAGACCTAAACAAACGGCAGCAAGTGGTCGACTTTGACACCATGTTATCTGTGTATGACTCTAGTTTAAGTCAACGAGAGAGGGAAGAGCAGCTTAAGCAGCTCGATGAGGAATATATTAAAACAGTTAAGTTTGGTGgtgcaaataaaagaaaagtggTGGTTGAAGAGGAAATTATTGAGGATGTTGTTGAAGAACCACCAAGTAAAGTAGTTATAAAAGAGGATGAACCCAGTGCTTCCAAGACTTCCTCAGGAAATTGGGGTATAAATGGGAATAAACAGAAAAGTGTATTGGTTAAAAAACCTTTAAGTGGATTAGTGAAAGTTAAAACAAGTAGTGAGAAAATTGTGACAGGTGTTAATGAGAATGCCACAGCTGCTAAAAATGGATTATCATTATTAGGAGCTTATTCTGATAGTGATTCTGAGTGA